From the Telopea speciosissima isolate NSW1024214 ecotype Mountain lineage chromosome 9, Tspe_v1, whole genome shotgun sequence genome, the window AACAAAATCAAGCTCTCAattcttctgttttttctttccctgttTTCTCCTAGTTTTTCAGAATCATTGTTTGCATTTACTACTGCGACAGTTCTGAAAAAACATGGGAAGTCTCCACACTTATCATTTTCCTGTATTACTTGATTACCTGGAGCTAATATCACACATCATACCAGGGTTTGTGTTCTagattttttggtttcttttacAGGAAGCTCTTCTGTTATAGAGTGGCAGATTTGTAGCTTATGCTTGATTATGGTCATTAGACAAATTTTGACTATTTGTAAGAAGATTAATGATTGATTTTAGCATTGATTTTTTCAATTCTAGGAATTATTGCAAATGGATTGTTGAAATTCAGTGGGAGAAACCTCTTGAGTGAGGAATTGAAGCTAGTGTTGGAGCAATTCTTGTAGGCTGCAGCAATCTTTGTTTGGGATTGGAGAACTATTCAGAGATGATTGACCAATAGGGATGAAAATATCATCTATTTATTGATATCCCATATGGGACTTGGCTACAGCAATCATATTCTGGATAAGCAGCTAATCATTTTTACAAACGACTGCtacgacccccccccccctttttctttgcAAGCATGCGTTATTAGATTAGATGGTATTTGGCTGAAGAACGGTGTTGAGCGTGGATCTCTCTAACGAAATAATGCAGAAATAGTAACTTTGCTGGTTGCTATCTTCATTCAAGTTATTTTAGGAAGGGAAAGAAAGGTAAAATATGAGTAAAGAACATAGGTTAGAATCTTATATGTGTTTGATGCCTGCTTAATTAGCATCATCATTTCACCCAATCCATCCAATGGTGGTTAGGTCAGTCTTGATATTCTaccttttgtttcttgttttagctAATGCAAAGGCTACTTAATTAAACAAGGGTGAGGgtggggagagagaagaaagaaaaacgaGAAAGGAGCTTAATCGATTCTACTCTGCTATTTGATGTCCTTCTACTTGTAATAACTAGAGCTGCCGATGTTTGAAATTTCCATACTGTGTCTGCAATACTTTTGCCTTTGTGAGCATTTTTCACTTGTCTAGTTTATTTGTTTGTTGGGCTTGATTATATTTGATATAtttattttgtcttttcctAGCATTCAAATAATGGATGATCATGAATATATTATATATCTGTTGATATACAACTCTAAATCATCTGGGTCAATCAGTAATTTTGTGACGAAAGTCAGCCAAGTTCATCAACTGCTTATTGAATCGAGTCAGATTGGATTTCTGAACCTCGTCATTTCCCCTCTAATCCCTCCTAAGATATCTATCTTTGCATGCTTTGTCAGGATGGTAAGAACGTTGATACATTGGAGGGTGCAAATCCATCTAGTCTGGCCAACAAAGTTGCTAAAGTTGCAGGGTCCACCAATGCTGGAGAAGCGGCTGCTCCTGCCAGCCTTGGGATGGCTGCTGGACCTGCTGTCCTTGAAAGTGTCAGAGAGTTTGCAAAGGAAAATGGTTCTTCCCGAAAGGAAAGCTCATCAATGTCAGACCATAGTGATCCACTCAAAAACCGTCTGCAAGAACTTGTTCATTCACACTCGCTAATGCTTTTCATGAAAGGAAGCCCTGAAGAGCCTAAGTGCGGGTTTAGTCGGAAGGTCGTTGAAATTTTAAAGGAGGAGGGGGCCAAATTTGGGAGCTTTGACATACTGACAGATAATGAGGTGCGTGAGGGATTGAAGAAGTTCTTCAACTGGTCAACATTTCCTCAGCTCTACTGCAAAGGAGAGCTTCTTGGCGGCTCTGACATAGTAATTGCAATGCATGAGAGTGGTGAACTGAGAGAAATTCTTAGAGACGGAGGAGTTCTTGCAGCAGGCTCTGAGGAGGCAAAAAAGAATGTATCAGGAAATGTTTCCTCCCCTAATTCCTTGTCTGGAAAGGGTGTTGTCTCGAACTCCACTGGCTCGAGTGTGGCTGAGAAAAGGATCACTGATAAAGAGCCTCTTGAGGACCGGTTGAAGAAAGTGATATCTTCTTCTGCAGTGA encodes:
- the LOC122640338 gene encoding monothiol glutaredoxin-S17-like, with the translated sequence MGGSVKDLKSKGELDEVLRQGSPVILHFWASWCEASKHMDQVFSHLATDFPNAHFFRVEAEEQPELSEAFSISAVPFFVFFKDGKNVDTLEGANPSSLANKVAKVAGSTNAGEAAAPASLGMAAGPAVLESVREFAKENGSSRKESSSMSDHSDPLKNRLQELVHSHSLMLFMKGSPEEPKCGFSRKVVEILKEEGAKFGSFDILTDNEVREGLKKFFNWSTFPQLYCKGELLGGSDIVIAMHESGELREILRDGGVLAAGSEEAKKNVSGNVSSPNSLSGKGVVSNSTGSSVAEKRITDKEPLEDRLKKVISSSAVMLFMKGTPDAPRCGFSSKVVNALREEGVSFGSFDILTDEEVRQGLKTFSNWPTFPQLYYKGELIGGCDIVLELHTSGELKSTLSE